A genomic stretch from Thermomonospora umbrina includes:
- a CDS encoding cysteine dioxygenase family protein has product MTRQPITPIDSPLRPGLDALVARLRPAARRRADPRTISQQVADMLVETKPSVDLLTAAERAGSPDGYTRHTLHTEATFSVSAVVWRPGQVTEIHDHLVWCAFMVLQGAETETLYDIDGDRLVEIGDRRRPAGSVSGVAPPDDIHRVRNTGDMVAITLHVYGTDLSNGTSVRRTYRPGDDR; this is encoded by the coding sequence ATGACCCGACAGCCGATCACGCCCATCGACTCGCCGCTCAGGCCCGGCCTGGACGCGCTCGTCGCACGTCTCCGACCAGCCGCCCGCCGCCGGGCGGATCCCCGGACGATCTCGCAACAGGTGGCCGACATGCTCGTGGAGACGAAGCCGAGCGTGGACCTGCTCACCGCGGCCGAGCGGGCCGGCTCACCCGACGGCTACACCCGGCACACCCTGCACACCGAGGCGACGTTCTCGGTGTCCGCCGTGGTGTGGAGACCGGGCCAGGTGACGGAGATCCACGATCACCTGGTGTGGTGCGCGTTCATGGTCCTGCAGGGCGCCGAAACCGAGACCCTGTACGACATCGACGGCGACCGCCTGGTCGAGATCGGCGATCGACGCCGACCCGCCGGCTCGGTCAGCGGTGTCGCCCCGCCCGACGACATCCACCGTGTCCGCAACACCGGCGACATGGTCGCGATCACGCTCCACGTGTACGGCACGGATCTCAGCAACGGCACCAGCGTGCGCCGCACCTACCGGCCCGGAGACGACCGGTAG
- a CDS encoding LysR family transcriptional regulator: protein MNLTHLRVLEAVARHGSVTEAAKELHYSQPSVSHHLGRLEAATGARLVRRAGRGIRLTPEGELLAQRAREIIGRVDAASVELAAQVGLRAGRVRVAGFQTILSTIVPEAAAALSASYPGIELNLVDVHPVEGLRMLRAGHVDIALVFRHADTPDEEEGFRLTHLLDDPLHLISREPDQRLEDHRDSAWVGGCERCRAAMVTACERAGFSPRIAYSSDDLVLAQSLVAAGMGVAALPGLALQAHRTPSIHATEIAGSARQIFAVTYGEPPDPPATSALLEILEAVAQRGRGTVPPYAARH from the coding sequence ATGAATCTGACGCACCTTCGGGTGCTGGAGGCCGTCGCCCGCCACGGGTCGGTGACCGAGGCCGCCAAGGAGCTGCACTACTCCCAGCCCTCGGTCAGCCACCACCTCGGGCGGCTGGAGGCCGCGACCGGGGCCCGGCTCGTCCGGCGCGCGGGCCGTGGCATCCGGCTCACCCCCGAGGGGGAGCTTCTCGCCCAGCGAGCCAGAGAGATCATCGGGCGCGTGGACGCGGCCTCCGTCGAGCTGGCCGCCCAGGTCGGCCTTCGGGCCGGGCGGGTCAGAGTCGCCGGCTTTCAGACGATCCTCAGCACGATCGTGCCCGAGGCGGCGGCCGCGCTGTCCGCGTCGTACCCGGGTATCGAGCTGAACCTCGTCGACGTGCACCCGGTCGAGGGGCTGCGGATGCTCCGCGCGGGCCACGTCGACATCGCCTTGGTCTTCCGGCACGCCGACACCCCGGACGAGGAGGAGGGATTCCGGCTGACCCACCTGCTGGACGACCCGCTCCACCTGATCAGTCGGGAGCCGGACCAGCGATTGGAGGACCACCGCGACTCCGCCTGGGTCGGCGGGTGCGAGCGCTGTCGCGCGGCGATGGTCACCGCCTGCGAACGTGCCGGCTTCTCTCCGCGGATCGCGTACTCCAGTGACGACCTGGTCCTGGCCCAGTCGCTCGTGGCGGCCGGCATGGGGGTCGCCGCCCTGCCCGGGCTGGCGCTGCAAGCGCACCGCACCCCGAGCATCCACGCCACCGAGATCGCGGGCAGCGCCCGGCAGATCTTCGCCGTCACCTATGGCGAGCCACCGGACCCGCCCGCCACCAGCGCACTGCTCGAGATTCTCGAGGCGGTCGCGCAGCGTGGCCGCGGCACGGTGCCGCCGTACGCCGCTCGGCACTAG
- a CDS encoding sensor histidine kinase, whose translation MPSFGELTRQRPPVNDVVLPLALLAIQLVAGRALAAMLDEAVDVRERVLGLVAGAAVALALCLRRERPVAVLGVTVVVGAAAGAALPSSAGAPVLWVADLVALYSLVVHRPARIAVIGGAVAASVGCLVTVLTAGGPVEAAVTAVMQGAGYAVVIAFGRLRRRRVGLRRRLAARLGAAERERLLLAVAERERLARDLHDVAGHHLSAVTVHTGAALRLAERRPEMVAEALDVAVGMGREVLAALNRMVDMVGRPSDDLPDGDLRGLISPLCGGLARLGIPVSVTVAGHARPLPGETVAAAYGVVQESLTNAMRHAMGAPVTVRVEYRTGAVDVLVRNEKGEDWNDRAELGGGRGVEGMRRRAAKVGGSLRAGPTEDGGWSVHAALPAPNRSRRELGWNEVVDVAAVGMCVGPPLVAVTPPDPILRASPLGLACLIGLLSVHALVLWWRRKAPVATLAAVVGVDIVWVGLALSEVIDPSRLQAPALAWPTEAVAVYSLAVYGPSVAWGLWGAVAAGAAGGLLAMAGMAEQPFTAGNAVIGFVFFGALVTLCMLPLWAWGAVVRSRRHRDGEWERTMAEAVAVRTDHVVRAERYEVAVGLRGAVFDHTVRLVRTGESALRGGPADDRRAALAVVAAEARAALAGMRELLETLEARP comes from the coding sequence GTGCCCTCGTTCGGCGAGTTGACACGACAACGGCCCCCAGTGAATGACGTCGTGCTGCCCCTGGCCCTGCTGGCGATCCAACTCGTCGCAGGCCGGGCTTTGGCGGCGATGCTCGACGAGGCCGTCGATGTGCGGGAGCGGGTGCTCGGGCTGGTCGCCGGTGCGGCCGTGGCGTTGGCGTTGTGCCTGCGCAGGGAGCGCCCGGTGGCGGTGCTGGGTGTCACGGTGGTGGTCGGTGCCGCTGCAGGGGCGGCGCTTCCGTCCTCCGCCGGCGCCCCGGTGCTCTGGGTGGCCGATCTGGTGGCGCTCTACTCGCTGGTCGTCCACCGCCCGGCCCGGATCGCCGTGATCGGTGGGGCGGTGGCCGCCTCGGTCGGGTGCCTCGTCACCGTGCTGACGGCGGGCGGGCCGGTGGAGGCGGCGGTGACCGCCGTGATGCAGGGCGCCGGTTACGCGGTCGTCATCGCCTTCGGTCGGCTGCGCCGTCGACGGGTGGGCCTGCGGCGGCGGCTCGCCGCCCGGCTGGGCGCGGCCGAGCGGGAACGGCTGCTGCTGGCCGTCGCCGAGCGGGAGAGGCTGGCCCGCGATCTGCATGATGTCGCCGGTCACCATCTGAGCGCCGTCACCGTGCACACCGGGGCCGCGCTCCGGTTGGCGGAACGGCGGCCCGAGATGGTCGCGGAGGCGCTGGACGTCGCCGTCGGCATGGGGCGGGAGGTCCTGGCGGCGCTCAACCGGATGGTGGACATGGTGGGCCGGCCGTCCGATGACCTCCCGGACGGCGACCTGCGGGGGCTCATCTCGCCTCTGTGCGGGGGGTTGGCCCGCCTCGGCATCCCGGTGTCGGTCACCGTGGCCGGCCATGCGCGCCCGCTGCCCGGTGAGACGGTCGCAGCCGCGTACGGCGTCGTTCAGGAGTCGCTGACGAACGCGATGCGTCACGCGATGGGAGCGCCGGTCACCGTTCGCGTCGAATACCGCACCGGCGCGGTCGATGTGCTCGTTCGCAACGAGAAGGGCGAGGACTGGAACGACCGAGCGGAGTTGGGCGGAGGGCGCGGGGTCGAGGGCATGCGGCGCCGGGCGGCCAAGGTCGGCGGCTCGCTGCGGGCGGGGCCCACCGAGGACGGCGGCTGGTCGGTCCACGCCGCCCTTCCCGCGCCGAACCGCTCCCGCCGCGAGCTCGGCTGGAACGAGGTGGTGGACGTGGCGGCGGTGGGCATGTGCGTCGGGCCGCCCCTGGTCGCGGTCACCCCGCCGGACCCGATCCTGCGCGCCTCTCCGCTCGGCCTGGCCTGCCTGATCGGGCTGTTGTCGGTGCATGCGCTCGTTCTGTGGTGGAGGCGGAAGGCCCCGGTGGCGACCCTGGCGGCCGTGGTCGGTGTCGACATCGTCTGGGTCGGGTTGGCCCTGTCCGAGGTGATCGACCCGAGCCGGCTGCAAGCGCCGGCGCTGGCATGGCCCACCGAGGCGGTGGCGGTGTACTCGCTGGCCGTCTATGGGCCGTCGGTGGCCTGGGGCCTGTGGGGCGCGGTCGCGGCCGGCGCGGCGGGCGGCCTGCTCGCGATGGCGGGTATGGCCGAGCAGCCGTTCACCGCGGGGAACGCCGTCATCGGCTTCGTGTTCTTCGGCGCCCTCGTCACGCTCTGCATGCTGCCCTTGTGGGCGTGGGGCGCGGTCGTCAGGTCCAGGCGCCACCGGGACGGGGAGTGGGAGCGGACGATGGCGGAAGCGGTGGCGGTGCGCACCGACCACGTCGTACGGGCCGAACGGTACGAGGTCGCCGTCGGCCTGCGGGGTGCGGTCTTCGACCACACCGTTCGCCTGGTGCGTACCGGGGAGTCGGCGCTGCGCGGCGGCCCGGCGGACGACCGGCGGGCCGCGCTCGCCGTGGTGGCCGCCGAGGCGCGGGCCGCGCTGGCGGGGATGCGGGAACTGCTCGAGACGCTGGAGGCGAGGCCGTGA
- a CDS encoding response regulator yields the protein MTIRVLVADDQAVVRVGFAAIIDEEPDLTVVGQAGDGAEVLRTVADRRPDVVLMDIRMPGMDGLEATRELAAVAPSTRVLVLTTFRRDEYVFGALRAGASGFLLKDCDPQDLLDAIRTVAEGDGMLAPAVTRQLIDAFVTGSVGARPRPDERLGLLTNREIDVLRNVARGLNNTEIAAVLGIGTATVKTHVNAIFGKLGLRDRVQATIFAYDMGLATPRGAT from the coding sequence GTGACGATCCGTGTGCTGGTGGCCGACGATCAGGCGGTGGTCCGGGTGGGATTCGCGGCGATCATCGATGAGGAGCCCGACCTGACGGTCGTCGGCCAGGCCGGCGACGGGGCCGAGGTCCTGCGGACGGTCGCGGACCGCCGTCCGGACGTCGTGCTCATGGACATCCGGATGCCCGGCATGGACGGGTTGGAGGCCACCCGTGAACTGGCCGCGGTGGCGCCCTCGACCAGGGTGCTGGTGCTCACGACGTTCCGGCGTGACGAGTACGTCTTCGGTGCGCTGCGTGCGGGCGCCTCGGGTTTTCTGCTCAAGGACTGCGACCCGCAGGATCTCCTCGACGCGATCCGTACCGTGGCGGAGGGCGACGGCATGCTCGCCCCGGCGGTGACCCGCCAGTTGATCGACGCGTTCGTCACGGGCTCCGTCGGCGCACGCCCCCGCCCCGACGAACGCCTCGGGCTGCTCACCAACCGGGAGATCGACGTCCTGCGCAACGTCGCCCGGGGCCTCAACAACACCGAGATCGCCGCCGTCCTGGGCATCGGGACCGCCACGGTGAAGACCCACGTCAACGCGATCTTCGGCAAGCTCGGCCTGCGCGACCGCGTGCAGGCGACGATCTTCGCGTACGACATGGGCCTCGCCACCCCCCGCGGAGCCACCTGA